In a single window of the Ancylobacter polymorphus genome:
- the yihA gene encoding ribosome biogenesis GTP-binding protein YihA/YsxC, which yields MEQADDTSAASAFTPDEIEAGRRLFAGEWTFLSAAPTIATLPPMRSIEIALAGRSNVGKSSLVNALTGRKALARTSVTPGRTQELIFFGLGPDLTLVDMPGYGFAKAPKDKVDAWTATVHAYLRGRANLARVFVLIDSRHGLKPIDRDVLDGLDKAAVSYAVVLTKADQLKPAELAQRVEETQAGLARRPAAFPLVFPTSSRDGSGIGELRAAVIRLMAERGVR from the coding sequence ATGGAACAGGCCGACGACACGTCCGCCGCGTCGGCCTTCACGCCCGACGAGATCGAGGCCGGGCGACGCCTCTTCGCCGGCGAGTGGACCTTCCTCTCGGCGGCACCGACCATCGCCACGCTGCCGCCCATGCGTTCGATCGAAATCGCGTTGGCCGGCCGCTCCAATGTCGGCAAGTCGAGCCTCGTCAACGCGCTGACCGGGCGCAAGGCGCTGGCCCGCACCTCGGTGACGCCGGGCCGCACACAGGAGCTGATCTTCTTCGGTCTCGGCCCGGACCTCACCCTGGTCGACATGCCCGGCTATGGCTTCGCCAAGGCGCCGAAGGACAAGGTCGACGCCTGGACCGCCACCGTCCACGCTTACTTGCGCGGGCGCGCCAACCTCGCCCGCGTCTTCGTGCTGATCGATTCCCGCCATGGGCTGAAGCCGATCGACCGCGACGTGCTGGACGGGCTCGACAAGGCGGCCGTCTCCTATGCCGTGGTACTCACCAAGGCCGACCAGCTGAAACCGGCGGAACTCGCCCAGCGGGTCGAGGAGACGCAGGCGGGTCTCGCCCGGCGTCCGGCGGCGTTCCCGCTCGTCTTTCCCACCTCCAGCCGCGATGGCAGCGGCATTGGCGAGTTGCGCGCGGCGGTGATCCGGCTGATGGCCGAGCGCGGCGTGCGCTGA
- a CDS encoding NAD(P)-dependent alcohol dehydrogenase, protein MPKMKAAIFVEPGRIVLDEKPIPDVGPLDALVRVTTTTICGTDVHILKGEYPVAKGLTIGHEPVGVIEKLGSAVTGYSEGQRVIAGAITPSGHSYACLCGCGSQDGPGMKHGFKPMGGWKFGNTIDGTQAEYVLVPDALANLAPVPDALTDEEVLMCPDIMSTGFSGAESGAVQIGDIVAVFALGPIGLCAVAGAKLKGATRIIGVDTVPERLAIARQLGCSDVVDFKQGDVVEQILALTDGRGVDVAIEALGTQHTFESALKVLRPGGTLSSLGVYSTDLKIPLGAFSAGLGDNKIVTTLCPGGKERMRRLIDVIASGRVDLKPLVTHRFKLDDIEAAYDLFSHQRDGVLKVAITP, encoded by the coding sequence ATGCCCAAGATGAAAGCCGCCATCTTCGTCGAGCCCGGCCGAATCGTTCTCGACGAGAAGCCGATTCCCGATGTCGGGCCGCTTGACGCGCTGGTGCGCGTCACCACCACCACCATCTGCGGCACCGATGTGCACATCCTCAAGGGCGAGTATCCCGTCGCCAAGGGCCTCACCATCGGCCATGAGCCGGTGGGCGTGATCGAGAAGCTCGGCTCGGCCGTGACCGGCTACAGCGAAGGCCAGCGCGTCATTGCCGGCGCCATCACCCCCTCAGGCCATTCCTATGCCTGCCTGTGCGGCTGCGGCTCGCAGGACGGCCCCGGCATGAAGCACGGCTTCAAGCCCATGGGCGGCTGGAAATTCGGCAACACCATCGACGGTACCCAGGCGGAATATGTGCTGGTGCCCGATGCCCTCGCCAATCTCGCCCCGGTGCCGGACGCGCTGACCGACGAAGAAGTGCTGATGTGCCCGGACATCATGTCCACGGGCTTCTCCGGCGCGGAAAGCGGCGCGGTGCAGATCGGCGACATCGTCGCGGTGTTCGCGCTCGGCCCCATCGGCCTGTGCGCCGTCGCCGGCGCCAAGCTGAAGGGCGCCACCCGCATCATCGGCGTCGACACCGTGCCGGAGCGCCTCGCCATCGCCCGGCAGCTCGGCTGCAGCGACGTGGTGGACTTCAAGCAGGGCGACGTGGTCGAGCAGATTCTGGCGCTGACCGACGGGCGCGGGGTCGATGTCGCCATCGAGGCGCTGGGCACCCAGCACACATTCGAAAGCGCGCTGAAAGTGCTGCGCCCCGGCGGGACGCTCTCTTCGCTCGGCGTCTATTCCACCGATCTCAAGATCCCGCTCGGCGCCTTCTCCGCCGGCCTCGGTGACAACAAGATCGTCACCACGCTCTGCCCCGGCGGCAAGGAGCGCATGCGCCGGCTGATCGACGTGATCGCCTCCGGCCGGGTGGACCTGAAACCGCTGGTCACGCATCGCTTCAAGCTGGACGATATCGAGGCCGCCTACGACCTGTTCTCGCATCAGCGCGACGGCGTGCTGAAAGTGGCTATTACGCCGTAA
- a CDS encoding helix-turn-helix domain-containing protein, whose protein sequence is MPETLPANLALSAGQCRAARALLGWSAAELAQKARVTAEWLERFERGGEAVDDFDPSEAERVLRALEEGGVELLAPGQASSGGGAGLRIRQQGGYIPANRLSSANDG, encoded by the coding sequence ATGCCCGAAACCCTTCCCGCCAACCTCGCCCTTTCCGCCGGCCAGTGCCGGGCGGCGCGCGCCCTTCTGGGCTGGAGCGCCGCGGAACTGGCGCAAAAGGCGCGGGTGACGGCGGAGTGGCTGGAGCGGTTCGAGCGCGGGGGCGAGGCGGTCGACGATTTCGACCCCTCGGAAGCCGAGCGCGTGTTGCGCGCCTTGGAAGAGGGGGGCGTGGAACTTCTCGCCCCCGGCCAGGCCAGCAGCGGCGGTGGCGCGGGCCTGCGCATCCGCCAGCAGGGCGGCTATATCCCCGCCAATCGGCTCAGTTCCGCCAATGATGGCTGA
- the ptsN gene encoding PTS IIA-like nitrogen regulatory protein PtsN, translated as MALIDILSPSAVFPTLKVGSKKQALQELSAHAATLLKRDEREIFETLNQRERLGSTGVGNGIAIPHGKLAKMDRLFGMFARLERPIDFESLDGEPVDLIFLLLAPESAGADHLKALARVARLLRDPEVARKLRQCRDAQAIHALLTGAPADAV; from the coding sequence ATGGCTCTGATCGACATTCTGTCACCGTCCGCGGTGTTTCCGACCCTCAAGGTTGGCAGCAAGAAACAGGCCCTGCAGGAGCTTTCCGCCCATGCGGCGACGCTGCTGAAGCGGGACGAGCGCGAGATTTTCGAGACGCTGAACCAGCGCGAGCGCCTCGGCTCCACCGGCGTCGGCAATGGCATCGCCATTCCGCACGGCAAGCTGGCGAAGATGGACCGGCTGTTCGGCATGTTCGCGCGGCTGGAGCGGCCGATTGACTTCGAATCGCTCGATGGCGAGCCGGTCGACCTCATCTTCCTGCTGCTGGCACCGGAATCGGCGGGCGCCGATCATCTCAAGGCGCTGGCGCGGGTGGCGCGGCTGCTGCGCGACCCCGAGGTGGCGCGCAAGCTACGCCAGTGCCGCGACGCGCAGGCGATCCACGCCCTGCTCACCGGTGCCCCAGCCGACGCGGTGTGA
- the hpf gene encoding ribosome hibernation-promoting factor, HPF/YfiA family, whose product MPLRVSGKNLDVGEALRQRVSDRVAGAMDKYFDGGWSGHVTVAREGSGYRADCALHLDSGTVLQAHADAQDPYASADAAVERIETRLRRYKSRVKRRAANGENAAEPAAAGETVPLTVFSAPDHEDAEPTEGWCPTVVAEATATLPRLSVSNAVLELDFTGATALVFRHAGHGRINVVYRRGDGHVGWVDPPASAQAEDVH is encoded by the coding sequence ATGCCGCTGCGGGTTTCAGGAAAAAATCTCGACGTGGGCGAGGCTCTCAGGCAGCGCGTTTCCGATCGCGTCGCCGGGGCGATGGACAAGTACTTCGACGGTGGCTGGTCCGGCCACGTCACGGTCGCCCGCGAGGGCTCCGGCTATCGCGCGGATTGCGCGCTGCATCTCGACAGCGGGACAGTGCTGCAGGCCCATGCCGATGCGCAGGACCCCTATGCCAGCGCCGACGCCGCCGTGGAGCGGATCGAGACGCGGCTCCGCCGCTACAAGAGCCGGGTCAAGCGCCGCGCCGCCAATGGCGAGAATGCCGCCGAGCCCGCCGCTGCCGGCGAGACCGTGCCGCTCACCGTGTTCTCCGCCCCCGACCATGAGGACGCCGAGCCGACGGAAGGCTGGTGCCCGACCGTGGTGGCCGAGGCGACCGCGACGCTGCCGCGTCTCTCGGTGAGCAACGCGGTTCTCGAACTCGACTTCACCGGCGCCACCGCCCTGGTGTTCCGCCATGCCGGTCACGGCCGTATCAACGTCGTCTACCGGCGCGGGGACGGGCATGTCGGCTGGGTGGACCCGCCGGCCAGCGCCCAGGCGGAAGACGTCCATTGA